From one Henriciella marina DSM 19595 genomic stretch:
- a CDS encoding ligase-associated DNA damage response exonuclease translates to MIRPDLLLHPTPKGLYCPPGDFYIDPVRGSVDRAVVTHGHADHARAGHGAVLATPETLAIMDARYGEEFTTSRQPIEYGETVEINGVTVWMSPAGHVLGSAQVVVDWKGLRMVCTGDYKRRRDPTCRQFEPVPDTHVFISEATFGLPVFKHPDTDGEIRKLLDSVAMFPERTHLVGVYALGKAQRVIKLLREAGYNETLYIHGALEKLCKLYEDHGIALGPLETATLETSERGAQERFRGKIVLGPPSSFHDKWGRRFPDPLPCFASGWMSVRQRAKQSGVELPLIISDHADWDELTDTVREVDPEELWITHGREDALVRWAELEGRKARPLRLVGYEDESID, encoded by the coding sequence ATGATACGGCCAGACCTTCTCCTGCACCCAACGCCCAAGGGGCTTTATTGCCCACCGGGGGATTTCTATATCGACCCGGTCCGTGGGTCGGTTGACCGGGCCGTGGTCACACATGGCCATGCCGACCATGCGCGCGCAGGTCACGGCGCCGTTCTGGCGACACCTGAAACGCTCGCCATCATGGACGCGCGCTATGGCGAGGAGTTTACAACCAGCCGCCAGCCAATCGAATATGGCGAGACGGTCGAGATCAATGGTGTCACGGTCTGGATGTCACCGGCCGGCCATGTGCTGGGGTCTGCCCAGGTCGTCGTCGACTGGAAGGGCCTCCGCATGGTCTGTACCGGAGACTATAAACGCCGACGCGATCCGACCTGCCGACAGTTTGAGCCTGTGCCCGATACGCATGTCTTTATCTCCGAGGCGACGTTCGGCCTGCCGGTCTTCAAGCATCCCGACACCGATGGCGAGATCCGCAAGCTGCTGGACAGCGTCGCCATGTTTCCTGAGCGCACGCACCTTGTGGGCGTCTATGCGCTCGGCAAGGCGCAGCGCGTGATCAAGCTCCTGCGCGAGGCAGGATATAACGAAACGCTCTACATTCACGGCGCGCTGGAGAAGCTCTGCAAGCTTTATGAGGATCATGGGATCGCGCTCGGGCCGCTGGAAACCGCGACGCTGGAGACCTCAGAGCGCGGCGCGCAGGAGCGGTTTCGTGGCAAGATCGTGCTCGGCCCGCCCTCATCCTTTCACGATAAATGGGGCCGGCGCTTTCCAGACCCCCTGCCCTGTTTTGCATCTGGCTGGATGAGCGTGCGCCAGCGCGCCAAACAATCAGGCGTCGAACTGCCGCTGATCATTTCCGACCATGCCGACTGGGATGAGCTGACTGACACTGTGCGCGAGGTCGACCCGGAAGAGCTCTGGATCACCCATGGACGCGAGGATGCGCTGGTGCGCTGGGCCGAGCTGGAAGGACGCAAGGCCAGGCCATTGCGGCTGGTCGGCTATGAGGATGAGAGCATCGACTAG
- a CDS encoding MerR family transcriptional regulator, producing MPDTATSLSISESRTYSISELAREFGITPRALRFYEDKDMLHPARDGMTRVYSHRDRARVTIIVRMKRLGLPLADIREILDLYGLGDNERAQKRKTLEKFRNQVKEFENQREDIEIALGELQKGIEWLENDLSKIGPANEHAESVAAYDAVARKQLDDA from the coding sequence ATGCCAGATACAGCCACGTCCCTTTCGATTTCCGAGAGCAGAACCTACTCGATTTCCGAGCTTGCCCGCGAGTTCGGTATCACGCCGCGTGCCCTTCGCTTCTATGAAGACAAAGACATGCTGCACCCGGCCCGTGACGGCATGACCCGCGTCTATTCACACCGCGACCGCGCCCGCGTCACGATCATCGTTCGCATGAAACGCCTCGGCCTGCCGCTTGCCGATATTCGCGAAATCCTCGACCTCTACGGCCTTGGCGACAATGAGCGCGCCCAGAAGCGCAAGACGCTCGAGAAATTCCGCAATCAGGTGAAGGAATTCGAAAACCAGCGCGAAGACATCGAGATTGCCCTTGGTGAACTTCAGAAGGGCATTGAATGGCTGGAGAACGATCTGTCCAAGATCGGCCCGGCCAATGAGCATGCCGAAAGCGTCGCCGCCTATGATGCGGTCGCTCGCAA
- a CDS encoding PaaI family thioesterase, which translates to MTMTDSDVPTGYTRHFKTSGFTDPWEPLFSKVEADRVWMGVRIADAHCNSRGFAHGGLVSALADNAMGLSAGQVLKAEARDDVGGLVTVSLNTDFIGSGQIGQWLEVDTHFVKTGGSLCFTGALVLADGAPIARASATFKIVKAR; encoded by the coding sequence ATGACAATGACAGATAGCGATGTGCCGACTGGCTATACGCGGCATTTCAAGACGTCGGGCTTCACTGACCCGTGGGAGCCGCTATTTTCGAAAGTCGAGGCAGACAGGGTCTGGATGGGGGTCCGTATTGCCGACGCCCATTGCAACTCGCGCGGCTTTGCGCATGGCGGCCTGGTCTCGGCCCTGGCCGACAATGCGATGGGGCTAAGCGCAGGTCAGGTCCTCAAGGCCGAAGCGCGCGATGATGTCGGGGGCCTCGTGACGGTGAGCCTTAACACAGACTTCATCGGGTCCGGTCAGATCGGGCAATGGCTCGAGGTCGACACCCATTTTGTGAAAACCGGTGGCTCGCTCTGTTTTACCGGGGCGCTTGTGCTCGCCGATGGTGCGCCGATTGCCAGGGCAAGCGCGACCTTCAAGATCGTGAAGGCGCGCTAG
- a CDS encoding peptidoglycan-binding protein gives MSNYGPWSVKGSDERAREAAREAAREEGLTISEYINRMLKMETGSAGGSVSGTPPAARDEESPRYARGGGGSGGDGEYPGSAAAIQDLLRRLEAVEARSAVALSGIDRSILGLTERLEDAHRKADGISTNYDGVLDDIRTTHDALKTKVDSLEGSGGGRGDVKALKSLERALGKLASHVYEETSRQKDGTADVRKRVETGLEDIGSRLSGVEGRIDKTLDEAAERLARKVEQAELRTEGATKHLSGRFSELETRVAERLAHADTVAKRVDAVETSTSGSISSVESLVEALQARLDRAETATNDALDNVDQTYTALSARVSELADKALPDTAAMLREHFESRFKGLSEELRSSIDTTRQQLAREIEDAAGKAAKHEQVDAVRTSVANLSEAVDRKDVNTQAALGTMRQDLELSGKTSRVALEELSRHVDTNWTASQAALDTLRQRFDSRDTVSVKTLEDLRERMDARQNELAEKIEAVSERAVPLATVEAIQQAVGAIRQRLVSNEKTSSETLEKVSERIARVSEFLGNRLKQVESRDYAAQIEAVRADMQTLSADVKRQMESSGGQTDEMIEQISAEMKRMAEHFESRVDESEKRSATAIEQVGEQVSGVAQRLHARQDRSFRELEESLEAERKTQQKRLSDALNGVSDRIEEMQERSNTSLSPVQKAIASLATRLEAVEDGSSGKSRKSRKASAPDAEHSDEALRDFLSDDVPAKPAQPAKPARAANRDEFEAGLPFLEELDDGSPPFNAGGAYEYETELPDEDGGRDPFASFDDFDESGHETRDSDVFIEERPRADDSWDVSGSDEFGGRGSRRSGGGDDYISRARRAALDASEVAPTKAGKGSKASRKKSPKAASQPKKSGKFPLLAAVSIAALATAGAGAWVVMNNMQTEAPRPTVQTRDTLSLAAAEPAASEAIAEDGEAASADNGAADTSGTAPASDGRAETVNSVQAPESDADLEEALFAEDAAPDVEASLSGISDPSDTSPPPAQADTQPSLASVEPIPEAPSMESAAVGGDAVAQYLVGEQALEAGDYTSGPTMIRRAAEQGLAAAQYRFAKLHESGLGVPRDLEMARQWTEQAASGGNVKAMHDLAVYYAEGEGGPQTYTGAAEWFRKAADYGVTDSQYNLAVLYEAGLGVSENPTEALYWYAVAASQGDSGAPAKVEELSSAIGPEAASRARSMAADWSPARPERLPNGIFPAQSWQGAVSAEQVSGVQKALAALGHEPGPADGMMGAGTLAAIRNYQRENGMEETGNVTPELIDSLNARIRDARS, from the coding sequence ATGTCAAACTACGGGCCTTGGAGCGTCAAAGGCAGCGACGAACGCGCGCGTGAAGCAGCCCGGGAAGCGGCTCGCGAAGAAGGCCTCACCATCAGTGAGTACATTAACCGTATGCTCAAGATGGAAACCGGGTCTGCAGGCGGATCTGTGTCAGGCACGCCGCCTGCTGCCCGCGACGAGGAAAGCCCGCGATATGCGCGCGGCGGCGGCGGTAGTGGCGGCGACGGGGAGTATCCCGGGTCGGCTGCGGCCATTCAGGATCTCCTGCGCCGTCTGGAAGCCGTCGAGGCCCGCTCGGCGGTCGCGCTCAGCGGGATCGACCGCTCTATCCTTGGCCTCACCGAGCGCTTGGAGGATGCCCACCGCAAGGCGGACGGCATCTCCACAAATTATGACGGCGTCCTCGATGATATTCGCACCACGCACGATGCGCTGAAGACAAAGGTCGATTCGCTTGAAGGCAGCGGCGGTGGCCGCGGTGATGTGAAGGCGCTGAAATCGCTTGAGCGCGCGCTCGGCAAGCTCGCCTCACATGTTTACGAAGAAACCTCGCGTCAGAAAGACGGCACGGCCGATGTGCGCAAGCGGGTCGAAACCGGTCTTGAGGATATTGGCAGCCGTTTGAGCGGCGTCGAAGGCCGGATCGACAAGACGCTGGATGAAGCGGCAGAGCGCCTCGCCCGCAAGGTCGAGCAGGCCGAGCTGCGCACCGAAGGCGCGACCAAGCATCTCTCTGGCCGCTTCAGCGAACTTGAAACCCGTGTCGCTGAACGCCTCGCTCATGCCGACACCGTCGCAAAGCGCGTCGACGCCGTCGAAACCTCCACATCCGGCTCCATCAGCTCAGTAGAGTCGCTTGTTGAGGCGCTTCAGGCCCGGCTCGACCGCGCCGAGACAGCGACCAATGACGCCCTCGATAATGTCGATCAGACCTATACCGCCCTCAGCGCGCGGGTGAGTGAGCTCGCCGACAAGGCTCTGCCAGATACGGCAGCCATGCTTCGCGAACATTTTGAGTCGCGTTTCAAGGGCCTTTCCGAAGAGCTTCGCTCCTCTATCGATACCACGCGCCAGCAACTCGCCCGTGAGATCGAGGACGCCGCAGGTAAGGCGGCAAAACATGAGCAGGTCGACGCCGTCAGAACCTCCGTGGCAAACCTTTCAGAGGCGGTCGACCGCAAGGATGTCAACACCCAGGCCGCCCTCGGCACGATGCGTCAGGACCTGGAGCTTTCCGGCAAAACATCCCGCGTCGCGCTGGAAGAACTGTCGCGCCACGTCGACACCAACTGGACCGCCTCTCAGGCTGCCCTCGACACGCTGCGTCAGCGCTTTGATTCGCGCGACACAGTGTCGGTGAAGACGCTCGAAGACCTTCGAGAGCGGATGGATGCGCGCCAGAACGAACTTGCCGAAAAGATCGAGGCCGTCAGTGAGCGCGCTGTGCCGCTTGCGACCGTCGAGGCGATCCAGCAGGCCGTTGGTGCGATCCGCCAGCGCCTGGTCAGCAATGAGAAAACCTCCTCTGAAACGCTTGAGAAGGTCTCTGAGCGCATCGCCCGCGTATCGGAATTCCTCGGCAATCGCCTCAAGCAGGTCGAGAGCCGCGATTACGCCGCCCAGATCGAGGCGGTGCGCGCTGATATGCAGACGCTTTCGGCGGATGTTAAGCGCCAGATGGAAAGCTCGGGCGGTCAGACCGATGAGATGATCGAGCAGATCAGCGCTGAAATGAAGCGCATGGCCGAGCATTTTGAATCGCGCGTCGATGAGAGCGAGAAACGCAGCGCCACGGCAATCGAACAGGTCGGCGAGCAGGTCTCAGGCGTCGCACAACGTCTCCATGCCCGTCAGGACCGCTCCTTCCGTGAGCTTGAAGAGTCACTGGAAGCGGAACGCAAGACACAGCAGAAACGCCTTTCCGATGCGCTGAACGGCGTTTCCGACCGCATCGAAGAGATGCAGGAGCGCTCCAACACCTCGCTCTCTCCGGTGCAGAAAGCGATCGCTTCTCTAGCCACACGGCTGGAAGCTGTTGAAGACGGAAGCTCCGGCAAGTCGCGCAAATCGCGTAAGGCCAGCGCCCCCGATGCAGAGCATAGTGACGAAGCACTGCGCGACTTTCTCTCCGATGATGTGCCGGCCAAACCCGCGCAACCGGCAAAACCGGCGCGCGCGGCAAATCGCGACGAGTTCGAGGCAGGCCTTCCCTTCCTGGAAGAGCTTGATGACGGGTCACCCCCGTTCAATGCTGGCGGCGCCTATGAGTATGAAACAGAGCTGCCCGACGAGGATGGGGGCCGCGATCCATTCGCCAGCTTCGACGACTTTGATGAGAGCGGGCACGAAACGCGCGACAGCGATGTCTTCATCGAAGAACGCCCGCGTGCCGACGATTCCTGGGATGTTTCAGGGTCAGACGAGTTCGGTGGCCGTGGCAGCAGACGCTCAGGTGGCGGCGATGACTATATAAGCCGCGCTCGCCGTGCCGCGCTTGATGCCTCAGAGGTCGCTCCCACAAAGGCGGGAAAGGGTTCAAAGGCATCGAGGAAAAAGAGCCCCAAGGCCGCGTCCCAACCGAAAAAGTCGGGAAAATTCCCGCTCTTGGCGGCCGTCTCCATTGCGGCGCTCGCAACGGCTGGCGCTGGCGCGTGGGTCGTCATGAACAATATGCAGACCGAGGCGCCGCGCCCAACCGTCCAGACACGCGACACGCTGAGCCTCGCGGCAGCAGAACCGGCCGCGAGTGAGGCCATTGCCGAAGATGGCGAAGCAGCCTCCGCAGATAATGGCGCGGCCGATACGTCGGGTACTGCGCCGGCCAGTGATGGACGCGCCGAAACAGTCAATTCCGTTCAGGCACCGGAGTCAGATGCGGATCTCGAAGAGGCCCTCTTCGCCGAGGACGCAGCCCCAGATGTCGAGGCCAGCCTTTCAGGTATCAGCGATCCGTCAGATACCAGCCCCCCGCCGGCACAAGCCGACACACAACCCTCGCTCGCCTCGGTTGAGCCCATTCCTGAAGCCCCTTCCATGGAGTCAGCGGCTGTCGGTGGTGATGCGGTTGCGCAATACCTTGTCGGTGAACAGGCGCTAGAGGCTGGCGACTACACGTCCGGCCCGACAATGATCCGCCGCGCCGCTGAGCAAGGGCTCGCAGCGGCCCAGTACCGCTTCGCCAAGCTTCACGAATCCGGCCTCGGCGTTCCGCGTGACCTTGAAATGGCCCGCCAATGGACCGAACAGGCTGCGAGCGGCGGCAATGTGAAGGCGATGCACGATTTGGCCGTCTATTACGCCGAAGGCGAGGGCGGCCCGCAGACCTATACAGGCGCCGCAGAATGGTTCCGCAAGGCCGCCGACTATGGCGTCACCGATAGCCAGTACAATCTCGCCGTCCTCTACGAAGCGGGTCTTGGTGTTTCAGAGAACCCGACCGAGGCGCTCTACTGGTATGCGGTTGCCGCGAGCCAGGGTGATTCCGGCGCGCCAGCCAAGGTCGAAGAGCTTTCCAGCGCAATTGGACCGGAAGCGGCCTCGCGGGCACGTTCCATGGCTGCGGACTGGTCGCCTGCCCGCCCAGAGCGGCTTCCAAACGGTATCTTCCCGGCGCAATCCTGGCAGGGCGCGGTCTCTGCCGAGCAGGTTTCCGGCGTCCAGAAAGCCCTTGCGGCCCTTGGTCATGAGCCGGGCCCGGCAGATGGCATGATGGGCGCAGGGACGCTCGCGGCGATCAGGAATTATCAGCGCGAGAACGGCATGGAAGAAACCGGGAACGTGACGCCGGAGCTGATCGACAGCCTGAATGCACGGATCCGCGACGCCCGCAGCTAG
- a CDS encoding cisplatin damage response ATP-dependent DNA ligase — MQAFSDLLERLILTPSRNAKIALLVNYFTSEVNPARGWTLAVLTGELDIPGVKGGSIRRLAEARVDPELFRLSYDYVGDLAETVSLIWPGARGANRIPPIEDVIEALLGATRAEGERLVAGWLDMLEPPQRWALIKMVTGGLRIGVSARLTKVALAEMGGVEPAEIEEIWHGLAPPYESLFAWLDGEAEKPSPDIKAPFRPVMLAHPLVTKDKRDDPDAVDPAMIDGSVFAAEWKYDGIRVQAVSERGVRRIYTRTGDDISHTFPDVLAAMDFDAAIDGELLIRAPNGEVAPFNELQQRLNRKTVTKKQMEARPAMIRAYDILVEGDEDVRGLPFSERRQRLEAFVARTQSERIDLSPLVPVTNLEALEAARNDPPAPEIEGLMLKRWDSVYEAGRPTGPWYKWKRDPFLVDAVMMYAQRGHGRRSSFYSDFTFGVWREGEAGDELTPVGKAYFGFTDEELKQLDKFVRENTIDRFGPVRSVTANMEKGLVLEVAFEGLQRSPRHKSGLAMRFPRVNRIRWDKPSAEADRLTTLEKMLPADPISGKG; from the coding sequence ATGCAGGCCTTTTCCGACCTCCTTGAACGGCTGATCCTGACCCCGTCGCGCAACGCGAAGATCGCTCTTCTGGTAAATTATTTCACTAGTGAAGTAAATCCGGCGCGCGGCTGGACGCTGGCGGTGCTGACGGGCGAGCTGGATATTCCCGGTGTGAAAGGCGGATCGATCAGGCGGCTTGCCGAGGCGCGGGTCGATCCTGAACTTTTCCGCCTGTCCTATGACTATGTCGGGGACCTTGCTGAAACCGTCAGCCTGATCTGGCCGGGCGCGCGCGGGGCGAACCGTATTCCACCGATTGAAGACGTCATCGAAGCGCTGCTTGGGGCCACCCGGGCCGAGGGCGAGCGGCTGGTCGCAGGCTGGCTCGACATGCTGGAGCCTCCGCAACGCTGGGCGCTGATCAAGATGGTGACCGGCGGGCTGCGGATCGGTGTGTCGGCGCGCCTGACCAAGGTGGCGCTGGCGGAAATGGGCGGCGTCGAACCGGCTGAGATCGAGGAGATCTGGCACGGCCTTGCCCCGCCTTATGAGAGCCTCTTTGCATGGCTGGACGGCGAGGCAGAAAAGCCAAGCCCGGACATCAAGGCGCCGTTCAGGCCTGTGATGCTGGCCCATCCGCTGGTCACGAAAGACAAGCGCGATGATCCGGATGCCGTCGACCCCGCCATGATCGACGGATCCGTCTTTGCTGCCGAGTGGAAGTATGACGGCATCCGTGTGCAGGCGGTGTCTGAGCGGGGCGTCCGGCGGATCTATACCCGCACGGGCGACGATATCTCTCACACGTTTCCCGATGTTCTGGCGGCGATGGATTTCGATGCGGCCATTGATGGCGAGCTTCTGATCCGCGCGCCCAATGGTGAAGTCGCCCCATTCAACGAGCTGCAGCAGCGCCTCAACCGAAAAACGGTGACGAAGAAACAGATGGAGGCGCGCCCGGCGATGATCCGCGCTTATGACATCCTCGTCGAGGGCGATGAAGACGTGCGGGGCCTGCCATTTTCCGAACGGCGTCAAAGGCTTGAGGCTTTCGTCGCGCGCACGCAGAGCGAGCGGATCGATCTGTCGCCGCTGGTGCCGGTGACCAATCTAGAAGCCTTGGAAGCGGCCCGCAATGACCCGCCTGCCCCGGAAATCGAAGGCCTGATGCTTAAGCGCTGGGACAGTGTCTATGAAGCCGGGCGCCCCACGGGACCGTGGTATAAATGGAAGCGTGATCCGTTTCTGGTAGATGCCGTCATGATGTATGCCCAGCGCGGGCATGGCCGCCGGTCGAGTTTCTATTCCGATTTCACCTTCGGGGTCTGGCGCGAGGGCGAGGCGGGAGATGAGCTCACCCCCGTCGGCAAGGCCTATTTCGGGTTTACCGATGAGGAGTTGAAGCAGCTCGATAAATTCGTTCGGGAAAACACGATCGACCGGTTCGGACCGGTACGGTCGGTCACCGCGAACATGGAAAAAGGCCTTGTGCTGGAAGTGGCATTCGAAGGCCTGCAGCGCAGCCCACGGCACAAATCCGGGCTTGCGATGCGGTTTCCGCGGGTGAACCGCATCCGCTGGGACAAGCCGAGCGCTGAGGCTGACAGGCTGACGACGCTCGAAAAGATGCTACCAGCCGACCCGATCTCGGGTAAAGGCTAG
- a CDS encoding serine hydrolase domain-containing protein translates to MRRTLLSALLLTAMAAAPAGAQEGGETEIMQKALAAGYKALFTCSATFTAGKGLAEIEFNELDGIYTDYRKPMRATSEANVSDRSRTVAVRYARGEPPRIAAWREGFGCALLPIGAAPETVDDLPRFSAEFPAREADRSTAIGQQVQLIDASPYERRLDAPVSTAFDGETYGDDTRTSAVLVVMDGQIMAERYARGVDATTPQRTWSVAKSLTASVVGAAVEQRIIDLDQTRLLQAWSRIGDPRREITLRNVLQMSSGLDSGVTGSRTDRTYFGGALVTDTAFVNPLEITPGTRFKYANYDTLAAMRALREAFDNDDAYWGFPYEGLLWKIGAMNTLLETDWGGDFVSSSQVWMTARDMARLGQLYLQDGMWGDERILAEGWTDFVSTPGPAQPDRDESPFGYGGSFWLMDRSEGLPKDTYAGFGNRGQYLVIIPSLDMLIVRRGYDTADGGRFDIAAFSRDVVEAINLAHTDRLDAQAEATAAEAGYEEN, encoded by the coding sequence ATGCGCCGCACACTTTTGTCAGCCTTGCTCTTAACCGCCATGGCCGCCGCTCCCGCCGGTGCGCAGGAAGGCGGAGAGACCGAAATCATGCAAAAGGCGCTGGCAGCCGGCTACAAGGCGCTCTTCACTTGCTCGGCAACCTTCACTGCCGGCAAAGGTCTCGCCGAGATCGAGTTCAATGAGCTCGACGGCATCTATACCGACTACCGAAAGCCGATGCGGGCCACGTCTGAGGCAAACGTGTCGGACCGCTCGCGCACCGTCGCTGTGCGTTATGCCCGTGGTGAGCCGCCCCGTATCGCCGCCTGGCGCGAAGGCTTCGGCTGCGCGCTCCTGCCGATCGGCGCTGCGCCAGAGACGGTCGACGACCTGCCCCGGTTTTCAGCTGAGTTCCCGGCACGTGAGGCCGACCGCTCCACCGCGATCGGCCAGCAGGTCCAGCTGATCGACGCCTCGCCATATGAGCGCCGTCTGGACGCCCCCGTCAGCACAGCCTTCGATGGCGAGACCTATGGCGACGACACGCGAACCAGCGCCGTCCTCGTCGTCATGGACGGCCAGATCATGGCCGAGCGCTATGCCCGCGGCGTGGATGCCACGACACCCCAGCGCACCTGGTCGGTCGCCAAATCGCTGACAGCCTCAGTGGTTGGCGCAGCGGTAGAGCAGCGCATTATCGATCTCGATCAGACCCGCCTCCTGCAAGCCTGGTCCCGCATCGGCGATCCGCGCCGGGAGATTACGCTTCGCAATGTCCTGCAGATGTCCAGCGGTCTCGATTCCGGCGTTACCGGCAGCCGGACCGACAGGACCTATTTCGGCGGGGCGCTTGTCACCGACACCGCCTTTGTGAACCCGCTCGAAATCACCCCCGGCACCCGCTTCAAATACGCCAATTACGACACGCTGGCCGCGATGCGCGCCTTGCGTGAAGCCTTCGACAATGACGACGCCTATTGGGGCTTCCCCTATGAAGGCCTGCTCTGGAAGATCGGGGCGATGAACACACTGCTGGAAACAGACTGGGGCGGTGATTTTGTCTCCTCCAGCCAGGTCTGGATGACGGCCCGTGACATGGCGCGCCTCGGCCAGCTCTATCTGCAGGACGGCATGTGGGGCGATGAGCGCATCCTCGCCGAAGGCTGGACAGATTTCGTCTCCACGCCCGGACCAGCTCAACCGGACCGCGATGAAAGCCCGTTCGGATATGGCGGCAGCTTCTGGCTGATGGACCGCTCTGAGGGCCTGCCAAAGGACACCTATGCCGGTTTTGGCAATCGCGGGCAGTATCTGGTCATCATCCCCTCGCTCGACATGCTCATCGTGCGGCGCGGCTATGACACCGCCGATGGCGGGCGGTTCGATATCGCCGCTTTCTCCCGCGATGTGGTGGAAGCCATAAACCTTGCCCATACCGACCGCCTCGACGCGCAGGCAGAGGCCACAGCGGCTGAGGCTGGCTACGAAGAGAACTGA